From the Terriglobia bacterium genome, one window contains:
- a CDS encoding radical SAM protein encodes MAADTLQTHISRRDTRVWRIPRKRKLNTIIFFVTSRCNATCETCFYWDELNQQGDLSWDEIVKLSGTTPPFTDLWFSGGEPTLRKDLPEIIDLFVRNNGVRYINLPTNGLKPNRLYEIAEHALTANPGLELHVNIALDGLRESHDFMRGVPGNFEKALESGRLLRKLKPAFGLRLIVNINTVITRDNLDEILPLAELICAERIADGHYFNLIRGDAKDPGLKEVQREKLRSIYR; translated from the coding sequence ATGGCGGCAGATACACTACAAACTCATATCTCCCGACGAGACACGCGTGTCTGGCGGATTCCCCGCAAGCGGAAGCTGAACACGATCATCTTTTTCGTCACCTCGCGGTGCAATGCGACGTGCGAGACGTGTTTCTATTGGGACGAGCTGAATCAGCAGGGAGATCTGTCATGGGACGAGATTGTCAAGCTGTCCGGCACAACGCCGCCATTTACGGACCTGTGGTTCAGTGGCGGCGAGCCGACGCTGCGAAAGGATCTTCCCGAAATCATCGATCTCTTTGTCCGGAATAACGGTGTACGGTACATCAATCTGCCGACCAATGGCCTGAAACCGAATCGGCTTTATGAAATCGCGGAGCATGCGCTTACGGCGAATCCGGGCCTCGAACTTCACGTCAACATCGCGCTGGATGGGCTGCGCGAGTCGCACGATTTCATGCGGGGCGTGCCGGGTAACTTCGAAAAGGCGTTGGAAAGCGGACGCTTACTGCGGAAACTGAAGCCGGCGTTCGGCTTGCGCCTGATCGTAAACATCAACACCGTCATCACTCGCGACAACCTCGATGAGATTCTTCCGCTGGCCGAACTCATCTGTGCGGAGAGGATTGCCGACGGCCACTACTTCAACCTGATTCGCGGAGATGCCAAGGACCCGGGTCTCAAGGAGGTTCAGCGTGAAAAGCTCCGGTCCATTTATAGAG